In Shouchella patagoniensis, the following are encoded in one genomic region:
- a CDS encoding ABC transporter permease, with protein sequence MDAVLNTLSSYGWDLLEKTGEHMYISFAAVLLGVIVAVPVGIMLTRIPNAADKIISFVGILQTVPSLAILAFLMPILGVGTTPAIIALFIYSVLPILRNTYTGVKEVDSGLLEAGRGMGMNNWETIRKIELPIALPVIMTGIRFATVYLIGWATLAAFIGGGGLGDLIFDGLNLYQPELIILGTIPATILALIASWLLGKLEKKLTPIAYRETA encoded by the coding sequence GTGGATGCCGTGTTGAATACATTGTCTTCATATGGTTGGGACTTACTTGAGAAAACAGGGGAGCATATGTATATTTCTTTTGCTGCCGTTTTATTAGGTGTCATTGTTGCAGTTCCAGTTGGTATCATGCTTACGAGAATCCCGAATGCAGCAGATAAAATTATTTCGTTTGTTGGGATCTTGCAAACCGTTCCAAGTCTAGCGATTCTTGCTTTTTTAATGCCAATTTTAGGCGTCGGTACAACTCCAGCTATCATTGCTCTGTTTATCTACTCCGTTTTACCAATTTTAAGAAATACATATACTGGGGTAAAAGAAGTAGATTCAGGGCTTTTAGAGGCCGGCAGAGGGATGGGAATGAACAATTGGGAGACAATCCGGAAGATCGAACTACCAATTGCCTTGCCTGTCATCATGACAGGTATTCGTTTTGCGACCGTTTATCTTATTGGTTGGGCTACACTTGCCGCTTTTATTGGAGGCGGTGGCCTTGGTGATCTTATTTTTGACGGGTTGAATTTGTATCAGCCTGAATTGATCATTCTTGGTACAATACCTGCTACTATTTTAGCTTTAATTGCAAGTTGGTTACTTGGCAAATTAGAAAAAAAATTGACGCCTATAGCTTATAGAGAAACGGCCTGA
- a CDS encoding HAD-IIIA family hydrolase: protein MRQIEAVFIDRDGTIGGTGHFIHPRKFQPYPYSIKAIRMLEENQLRSFALSNQHRISKGEATLQDFEQEFNLFGLDDAFVCPHSSAAGCNCHKPRTGLLEKAATVHQLVLTKTAVIGEVGATDMLAADKVGAYKILVRTGWGEKSLGKFRHTWKDTEPDYIALNLLEAVKWIIKYNNGMGNAL, encoded by the coding sequence ATGAGGCAAATTGAAGCCGTGTTTATCGATCGCGATGGAACGATTGGCGGGACAGGGCACTTTATTCACCCACGGAAATTCCAGCCCTATCCCTATAGTATTAAAGCAATTCGGATGTTAGAAGAGAACCAGCTCAGATCATTTGCTCTTTCGAACCAACATCGCATTAGTAAAGGCGAAGCAACCTTACAAGATTTTGAACAAGAATTTAACCTTTTTGGATTGGATGATGCGTTTGTTTGTCCCCATAGTTCGGCTGCAGGCTGCAATTGCCATAAACCGAGAACAGGACTATTAGAGAAAGCAGCGACAGTGCATCAACTGGTTTTAACAAAAACAGCTGTTATTGGGGAGGTCGGTGCAACAGATATGTTAGCTGCTGATAAGGTGGGAGCATATAAAATCTTAGTACGAACAGGCTGGGGAGAAAAGTCTTTAGGGAAGTTTCGGCATACATGGAAAGATACAGAACCAGATTATATTGCTTTGAATTTATTAGAAGCAGTAAAATGGATAATAAAATACAACAATGGTATGGGGAATGCACTTTGA
- a CDS encoding GNAT family N-acetyltransferase produces MNYQTTVKDVTADQLSGFFDGWPNPPSQDTHLILLKQSSYVVIARDDSSHNVVGFITAISDGVLSAYIPFLEVVPAYKGRGIGKELVKQMLKQLDDIYMIDVCCDDDVVGYYESFGMQRTNGMVKRNYDKQVGKQS; encoded by the coding sequence TTGAACTATCAAACAACAGTGAAAGACGTAACAGCTGATCAATTATCTGGATTTTTTGACGGTTGGCCAAATCCTCCAAGCCAAGACACGCACTTGATTTTACTCAAGCAGAGCAGTTATGTTGTTATCGCAAGAGACGATTCAAGTCATAATGTCGTAGGTTTTATTACCGCGATTAGCGATGGTGTGCTTTCAGCTTATATTCCTTTTCTGGAAGTAGTGCCGGCATATAAAGGAAGAGGGATAGGAAAAGAGTTGGTTAAACAAATGTTAAAACAACTTGATGATATTTATATGATTGATGTGTGTTGCGATGATGACGTTGTTGGCTACTACGAATCATTTGGTATGCAACGTACAAATGGTATGGTTAAAAGAAATTATGATAAACAAGTAGGGAAACAGAGTTAG
- a CDS encoding betaine/proline/choline family ABC transporter ATP-binding protein (Members of the family are the ATP-binding subunit of ABC transporters for substrates such as betaine, L-proline or other amino acids, choline, carnitine, etc. The substrate specificity is best determined from the substrate-binding subunit, rather than this subunit, as it interacts with the permease subunit and not with substrate directly.) → MLEFKQVTKTFEGSEKPSVNNLNLKIEKGEFVVFIGPSGCGKTTTMKMVNRLVEPTEGEILVNGVNVLDQDPVKLRRSIGYVIQQIGLIPHMTVGENISLVGSLLKWDKGKREARARELIKLVDLPKDYLRRYPRELSGGQQQRIGVLRALAVDPPLILMDEPFGALDPITRDGLQEEFKKLQKEVDKTIVFVTHDMDEAIKLADKIVIMNQGEIVQVGTPEDILRNPANEFVEDFIGKDRLLQGRPEITRVEQIMNPKPITITEESTLKEAIQKMRETRVDSLLVVDEAFHLRGYVDIQMIDSNYKKRNQVYEVMDTEEYSVHKDSLLRNTMYRMLRRGSAYVPVVSENNKLAGIVTRASLADMVYDTIWGDSSSEETPGCT, encoded by the coding sequence TTGTTAGAATTTAAACAAGTGACAAAGACATTTGAAGGCAGCGAAAAGCCTTCTGTAAACAATCTAAACTTAAAGATCGAGAAAGGTGAGTTTGTTGTTTTTATTGGACCGAGCGGGTGCGGGAAAACAACTACAATGAAAATGGTAAACCGACTTGTTGAACCAACTGAAGGTGAAATTTTAGTAAACGGGGTCAATGTTCTGGATCAAGATCCAGTGAAACTACGTCGTTCAATTGGGTATGTTATTCAGCAAATTGGTCTAATTCCCCACATGACTGTAGGAGAGAATATTTCTCTTGTCGGCTCCTTATTAAAATGGGACAAAGGAAAGCGGGAAGCGAGAGCGAGGGAGTTGATCAAGCTTGTAGATTTGCCAAAAGATTACCTTCGCCGGTATCCCCGTGAATTGAGTGGGGGGCAGCAACAACGCATAGGTGTACTTAGAGCGCTTGCGGTGGACCCGCCGCTTATATTAATGGACGAACCATTTGGAGCGCTTGATCCAATTACGCGTGATGGACTGCAGGAAGAGTTTAAAAAGTTACAAAAAGAAGTAGATAAGACGATCGTTTTTGTCACACATGACATGGATGAGGCGATTAAACTAGCTGATAAAATTGTCATTATGAACCAGGGTGAAATTGTACAAGTAGGTACGCCAGAAGATATTTTGCGTAATCCAGCAAATGAATTCGTTGAGGACTTCATAGGAAAGGATCGCCTTTTGCAAGGGCGCCCGGAAATTACAAGGGTAGAACAAATAATGAATCCAAAACCCATTACCATTACGGAAGAAAGTACGTTAAAAGAAGCGATTCAAAAGATGCGTGAAACACGGGTAGACTCATTGCTTGTTGTTGATGAAGCATTTCACTTGCGGGGATATGTAGATATTCAAATGATTGATTCAAACTATAAAAAACGTAATCAAGTATATGAAGTGATGGATACAGAAGAATACTCTGTTCATAAAGATAGCTTATTGCGTAATACGATGTATCGCATGCTCCGTAGAGGCAGTGCTTATGTTCCAGTCGTGAGTGAAAACAATAAGCTTGCTGGAATTGTCACACGTGCGAGTCTTGCGGATATGGTTTACGACACAATCTGGGGCGATAGCAGCAGTGAAGAGACTCCCGGCTGTACTTGA
- a CDS encoding alpha/beta hydrolase family protein has protein sequence MSKFIRYPSMDRLEIEALYYEPAKDKDNGYTILLPHGGPQAADLLTFSSWQQIFAFEGYRVVSPNYRGSTRYGSSFTKMVEGDWGDGPRYDVIACVEYLIDQGWVNREKLFVLGASYGGYMSLLLHGRHPDYFKAVIDICGVSNLFSFSSSVPDSWKPIMEQWVGGERTG, from the coding sequence ATGTCGAAATTCATTCGGTATCCATCGATGGATCGACTTGAAATTGAAGCATTATACTATGAACCTGCAAAAGACAAAGACAATGGTTACACTATTCTCTTGCCTCATGGAGGTCCTCAAGCTGCAGATCTATTAACATTTTCCTCTTGGCAACAGATCTTTGCCTTTGAAGGATATCGAGTCGTGTCCCCCAATTACAGAGGTTCTACAAGGTATGGGTCATCTTTTACAAAAATGGTAGAAGGCGATTGGGGTGATGGACCCCGCTATGATGTCATTGCTTGTGTGGAATACTTAATCGATCAAGGATGGGTGAATCGAGAGAAACTGTTTGTCCTTGGAGCAAGTTATGGTGGGTATATGTCACTCTTGCTTCACGGACGCCACCCCGATTACTTTAAAGCGGTTATTGATATTTGTGGTGTTTCGAATTTATTTAGTTTCTCGAGTTCCGTACCCGATTCATGGAAACCAATTATGGAGCAATGGGTTGGGGGCGAAAGGACGGGATAA
- a CDS encoding GbsR/MarR family transcriptional regulator has product MGSISNDKLLEEIKTTEDQIADRIADNMDTFGVSATIGRLLGIIYMNRKAMTLDELAEQTGMSKTRMSQVMRQMITLNIAEKVFVKGSRKEHYAVENDYTQTFISLFTTNWKEVVGRNTTLERRLRDRVQKLEQFDSEDMSPEVKERLHTLCQELDDWKAYYNWINRLVNFFESGKIFDVVPIEDPHKEDKQTHEE; this is encoded by the coding sequence ATGGGCTCTATATCAAATGACAAACTACTAGAAGAAATCAAAACAACAGAAGATCAAATTGCCGACCGCATTGCAGATAACATGGATACATTTGGTGTTTCCGCCACTATTGGCAGACTACTCGGGATTATCTATATGAATCGAAAAGCAATGACGCTTGATGAGCTCGCAGAACAAACAGGTATGAGTAAGACACGTATGAGTCAAGTGATGCGCCAAATGATTACACTTAATATTGCGGAAAAAGTTTTCGTTAAAGGGAGCCGTAAGGAACATTACGCTGTAGAGAACGACTATACACAAACGTTCATTTCTCTTTTTACAACAAATTGGAAAGAAGTTGTCGGACGCAATACGACATTAGAAAGACGTCTACGAGATCGCGTCCAAAAGTTGGAGCAATTCGATTCTGAAGACATGAGCCCAGAAGTGAAAGAAAGGCTTCATACACTCTGCCAAGAACTTGATGACTGGAAAGCCTATTACAATTGGATAAATCGATTAGTTAATTTCTTTGAAAGTGGCAAAATTTTTGATGTAGTACCGATTGAAGATCCACATAAGGAGGATAAACAAACACATGAAGAATAA
- a CDS encoding aminoglycoside phosphotransferase family protein produces the protein MQSCSAYSAFVPKALEIGVLEELDKAYMILSYTQGEDGEVALKSLTTTQQYEAGFVAGKELCKLHQIPAANTWPVWAEAKKKKSDRYLKALEEIEIEVSLIQLLKSYIETHEFLLHDRPNRFQHDDFHPSNIIIDQKQFAGLIDFQRVDFGDPIHDLQKLGFFAVRMSVPFSRGAIDGYHNGVEPSESFWQLYALYSAMHVVSAIVWGKRMSEQQYSLVFLFTRCH, from the coding sequence TTGCAGAGTTGTTCTGCTTATTCTGCATTTGTACCAAAGGCTTTGGAAATTGGTGTGTTGGAAGAACTCGATAAAGCGTATATGATTCTCTCTTATACACAAGGAGAAGATGGAGAAGTAGCACTTAAATCATTAACAACAACACAGCAGTATGAGGCAGGTTTTGTGGCTGGGAAGGAGCTGTGCAAACTTCATCAAATTCCTGCGGCAAATACTTGGCCTGTATGGGCTGAAGCAAAAAAGAAAAAAAGCGATCGCTATCTGAAGGCGCTTGAGGAAATTGAAATTGAAGTTTCGTTAATACAATTGTTGAAAAGCTACATAGAAACACATGAATTCCTTTTGCACGACCGACCGAATAGGTTTCAACACGACGATTTCCATCCATCAAATATCATTATTGATCAAAAGCAGTTTGCTGGACTTATTGATTTTCAGAGAGTGGATTTTGGCGATCCGATTCACGATTTGCAGAAGCTCGGCTTTTTTGCTGTTCGAATGAGTGTGCCATTTTCAAGAGGCGCAATTGATGGCTACCACAATGGCGTGGAACCTAGCGAGTCATTTTGGCAGTTATATGCGCTATATAGTGCTATGCATGTCGTCTCTGCTATTGTTTGGGGAAAGAGAATGAGTGAACAGCAGTATAGCCTTGTTTTCTTATTCACTAGATGTCATTAA
- a CDS encoding NUDIX domain-containing protein — MQIYEDWNGHNVKLTWMPNHVLSSEKVITSVHGLCLYQGLVLLVNIKGRGFNYPGGHIEDGESPIDALHREVYEEGYVKGEAIYIGAIEVSH, encoded by the coding sequence ATGCAAATTTACGAAGATTGGAATGGTCACAATGTGAAACTAACATGGATGCCAAATCATGTTTTATCATCGGAGAAAGTCATTACAAGCGTCCATGGACTCTGTCTTTACCAAGGACTTGTTCTTCTCGTGAACATTAAAGGAAGGGGATTTAACTATCCAGGGGGGCACATTGAGGATGGAGAATCACCGATAGATGCTTTACATAGGGAAGTATATGAAGAAGGTTATGTAAAAGGAGAGGCTATATATATTGGTGCGATCGAGGTGAGTCATTAA
- a CDS encoding thioesterase family protein — translation MRNKPIWSGEVFERWVDYNGHMNDAAYAEAFSISLDALIDSIGLDEVGRNQENYTIFTLEAHIKYLAEAQKGQTLYVFVHLLDLDQKRMHLWFEMKNNNGDTISTSEQMVMGMDQISGRPAPFPNTVEKAIASIPIIPKEAWPVSANKQMGIRKK, via the coding sequence ATGAGAAATAAGCCTATTTGGAGTGGTGAAGTTTTCGAGAGATGGGTCGATTATAATGGTCACATGAACGATGCTGCCTACGCAGAAGCGTTTAGCATAAGTCTTGATGCGTTAATTGATTCGATTGGTTTGGACGAAGTAGGTCGCAATCAAGAAAATTACACGATTTTCACACTCGAAGCTCATATCAAATACTTAGCCGAAGCACAAAAAGGTCAAACTTTGTACGTTTTTGTTCACTTGCTTGATCTTGACCAAAAACGGATGCATCTTTGGTTTGAAATGAAGAATAATAACGGAGATACGATTTCCACAAGTGAACAAATGGTCATGGGAATGGATCAGATAAGCGGTCGACCAGCCCCTTTCCCAAATACTGTTGAAAAAGCGATTGCATCAATTCCAATAATACCTAAAGAGGCTTGGCCTGTAAGTGCAAATAAACAAATGGGGATACGCAAAAAATAA
- a CDS encoding serine hydrolase, giving the protein MTSLSIILVQKLYKEPLFARDETQSYGFGLRFSNIGTNEEMIWHSGSTPHFQNEIFYLPETGWSGAILTNKTHALEEEGLFFLKQGIIQILNGESLTDFPQLKPSIPVLVTVVVLSTIISSIFLFLKIRYGSIKRPISWFVFAGIQLLITIVGTLFIPHLLGVPWHTFRLFAPDVAFLCTVLLCLFAVNGLLSGVIALKKQQKHAN; this is encoded by the coding sequence ATGACTTCTTTATCGATCATACTAGTGCAAAAGCTGTATAAGGAACCTCTCTTTGCAAGAGATGAAACCCAATCGTACGGTTTCGGTTTGCGTTTTTCCAATATTGGGACGAATGAAGAAATGATTTGGCATTCAGGCTCCACACCTCATTTTCAAAATGAAATTTTTTATCTGCCTGAAACAGGATGGAGCGGCGCAATTTTAACAAACAAAACCCATGCGCTTGAGGAAGAAGGTCTATTCTTTTTAAAACAGGGCATTATCCAAATTCTTAATGGCGAATCTCTCACTGATTTCCCTCAACTAAAGCCTAGCATACCTGTACTAGTCACAGTAGTTGTCTTGTCCACTATTATAAGTTCTATTTTTCTGTTTTTAAAAATTCGTTACGGTTCAATCAAACGTCCAATCTCTTGGTTTGTTTTTGCTGGGATTCAGCTTCTTATAACAATCGTAGGAACTTTATTCATACCTCACTTACTTGGTGTTCCGTGGCATACGTTTCGCCTCTTCGCCCCTGACGTTGCATTCCTTTGCACCGTGCTCCTTTGTCTATTCGCAGTAAATGGATTATTATCAGGTGTAATTGCCCTAAAAAAACAACAAAAACACGCTAATTAG
- a CDS encoding 3-keto-5-aminohexanoate cleavage protein, whose protein sequence is MKNKRIITAAVTGAGDTADKSPHVPVTPKEIAHSAIESAKAGAAIAHIHVRDPKTGKLSHDVELFRETVTRIRESNTDVIINITAGGGGDFVPSLETPTSGGPGTDIQTPAERHEPVGKLLPEICTLDCGSLNFGEQVYLGPEGWLREHAKLIRASGVKPEMEVFDTGHLRLANQLIADGLIDENPMYQFCLGIPWGAAADVETITYMRDRIATDGSWSAFGIGRMQLPIVAQAALLGGNVRVGLEDNLYLEKGVLGTNEQLVDKAVNVLNSVNLEPMSPQEAREILKLKTFTQ, encoded by the coding sequence ATGAAGAATAAACGAATTATTACAGCAGCAGTTACCGGTGCAGGAGATACAGCCGATAAAAGTCCGCATGTCCCAGTTACACCAAAAGAAATTGCTCATTCGGCGATTGAATCAGCTAAAGCTGGAGCGGCCATTGCTCACATTCATGTCCGCGATCCAAAAACCGGTAAGCTCAGCCATGATGTTGAACTGTTTCGTGAAACAGTTACACGAATTCGTGAATCAAATACAGATGTCATTATTAATATTACTGCGGGTGGAGGCGGTGACTTTGTACCAAGCTTAGAGACACCAACTTCCGGTGGACCAGGGACAGATATCCAAACACCAGCAGAACGGCATGAACCAGTCGGGAAGCTTCTTCCTGAAATTTGCACGCTTGACTGTGGCAGTTTAAATTTCGGTGAACAAGTCTATCTCGGACCCGAAGGATGGTTACGAGAACATGCAAAATTAATTCGGGCAAGTGGAGTGAAACCAGAAATGGAAGTTTTTGATACGGGTCACTTACGTTTAGCTAATCAACTAATCGCAGACGGCTTAATAGATGAGAACCCAATGTATCAATTCTGCCTAGGTATCCCTTGGGGGGCTGCAGCTGATGTAGAGACAATTACGTATATGCGTGACCGAATTGCAACAGATGGAAGCTGGTCTGCTTTTGGAATTGGTCGCATGCAATTACCAATTGTAGCTCAAGCAGCCTTGCTCGGAGGTAATGTTCGCGTAGGGCTTGAAGATAACCTATATCTTGAAAAAGGGGTTCTAGGAACAAATGAGCAATTAGTCGATAAAGCAGTCAACGTTTTAAACAGCGTTAACCTCGAACCAATGTCTCCCCAAGAAGCACGCGAGATATTGAAGCTCAAAACCTTTACACAATAA
- a CDS encoding EamA family transporter translates to MKNNWMYALIVLAGGTCFGILSTFVKLGYENGLNLTQIVMAQFLAGILILGGMLVFSKKHHLSLKTLLALFACGVPTGLTGVFYYHSLQTLDASLAVIFLFQFVWIGSLYEYLFSRKKPTKKRILSIAILIGGSILAAGVLQSTVQFNWIGAAWAMLGAFCSALFMYMTGTIGTTVPVVQKSFIISIGGFITSGLLLLPTLNSFFAGGIQPALVGIGLLIGLFGVVLPPLLFSIGMPKVGSGLGAILSTAELPVALILSIFLLHETVRPLQWLGVAIIFTGIAIGNVEWKQVGIMLKQKHAN, encoded by the coding sequence ATGAAAAACAATTGGATGTATGCACTAATTGTCTTAGCTGGGGGCACGTGTTTTGGCATCTTATCCACGTTTGTCAAACTTGGATATGAAAATGGATTGAATTTAACTCAAATTGTAATGGCTCAATTTTTAGCGGGTATCTTGATACTAGGAGGGATGCTTGTTTTTTCTAAAAAACACCACCTTTCACTAAAGACATTACTTGCGTTATTTGCTTGTGGCGTCCCTACAGGACTTACTGGTGTTTTTTATTATCATTCGCTCCAAACGCTTGATGCGTCTCTTGCTGTCATTTTTTTATTTCAATTTGTCTGGATTGGTTCTCTTTATGAGTACCTTTTTTCTAGAAAAAAGCCGACTAAAAAACGTATTCTTTCCATTGCAATTTTAATTGGAGGATCTATTCTTGCGGCTGGTGTGCTGCAATCAACTGTTCAATTTAATTGGATTGGAGCAGCTTGGGCGATGCTTGGTGCATTTTGTTCAGCATTGTTTATGTATATGACTGGGACAATAGGGACAACTGTCCCAGTTGTCCAAAAAAGTTTTATCATTTCTATTGGAGGTTTTATAACATCTGGCCTTTTGTTGTTGCCAACTCTGAATAGTTTTTTTGCTGGGGGAATTCAACCGGCCTTAGTTGGAATCGGTTTGCTCATCGGTTTATTTGGTGTCGTACTTCCGCCGCTGCTTTTTTCTATTGGTATGCCTAAGGTCGGTTCTGGGCTTGGGGCTATTCTTTCAACAGCAGAACTACCTGTTGCACTCATCTTATCTATTTTCCTTTTGCACGAAACGGTGCGACCGTTACAATGGCTAGGGGTAGCCATTATCTTTACAGGTATTGCTATTGGAAATGTTGAATGGAAACAGGTTGGGATAATGTTAAAACAAAAACACGCTAATTAG
- a CDS encoding osmoprotectant ABC transporter substrate-binding protein → MRKQLLCTTLVSSLVLSGCALPGLSGPADSTIRIGTLDTVESEIWGYTIAHMIEHYTDLEAELITNLGSTIVQHQAMMQEEVDITATRYTGTDIAGVLNKGGVTDPEEAMEIVQHEFREQFNQTWGDSYGFENSYTVSIPAEFAEAEDIIHVDDLEAFADEMNFGVDNSWINRQGDGYQAFTETHFAFGNVYPMAIGLVYEAAATGNMDAVLGYSSDGRVAAYDLRVLEDDFFPPYDASPVIRNELFDEHPELEEVLARLANTVTTEQMQEMNYKGDVELVSPSAIAEEFLEENSYFEDDEQNEEGA, encoded by the coding sequence ATGAGAAAACAACTACTTTGTACAACTCTCGTATCAAGTCTTGTCCTTTCAGGGTGTGCACTTCCAGGGCTAAGCGGTCCGGCGGATAGCACAATTCGAATTGGTACGTTAGATACAGTAGAATCAGAAATTTGGGGTTATACAATTGCCCATATGATCGAACATTATACGGACTTAGAAGCCGAACTCATCACAAATCTTGGATCTACGATCGTGCAGCATCAGGCGATGATGCAAGAGGAAGTCGATATTACCGCTACACGATACACAGGGACGGATATCGCTGGAGTGCTCAATAAGGGAGGCGTCACGGATCCAGAAGAGGCAATGGAAATTGTACAACATGAGTTTAGAGAACAATTTAATCAAACTTGGGGTGACTCATACGGTTTTGAAAATAGTTATACCGTTTCTATTCCTGCCGAATTTGCAGAAGCAGAAGACATTATCCATGTAGATGATCTTGAGGCATTTGCAGATGAAATGAATTTTGGTGTAGACAATTCTTGGATAAACCGTCAAGGTGACGGATATCAAGCTTTTACAGAAACTCATTTTGCATTTGGAAATGTCTATCCAATGGCAATCGGACTTGTTTATGAAGCAGCAGCTACTGGTAATATGGATGCTGTGCTCGGTTATTCATCCGATGGAAGGGTCGCTGCGTATGATTTGAGGGTACTTGAGGATGATTTTTTTCCTCCTTATGATGCATCTCCGGTTATTCGGAACGAATTATTTGACGAACATCCAGAATTAGAAGAAGTGCTTGCACGTCTTGCGAATACAGTGACCACGGAACAAATGCAGGAAATGAATTACAAAGGCGATGTCGAGTTAGTGAGTCCTTCTGCAATTGCGGAAGAATTTCTTGAAGAAAATAGCTATTTTGAAGATGACGAACAAAATGAGGAGGGCGCATAA
- a CDS encoding serine hydrolase domain-containing protein yields MKIVLRTFIIINILLFPLFPHIATAQLSKEEQITQLVERFMTERNIPGVSIALLKEDSLFYANAWGVTGGEQKPVELDTPFLLGSISKSLTGLAIAVLIDDGALDLDDSVTTLIPWLTFEDKKANAITISDLLSQTSGFGSYDGYKLSDRGLNDKEAIRLMAHEVSTLKLTVAPGEIHQYSNANYILLGALIEEIAGQPYSNFMQERIFTPLAMDNAAADKQSAYSNALPSGYESWFGQAYPGPDMYDNSGAPYGYIAASANDMMAYLSLLSGYNDDFFIDHTSAKAV; encoded by the coding sequence ATGAAAATAGTCTTGCGCACCTTTATCATAATAAATATTTTATTATTCCCTCTATTCCCACACATAGCTACAGCACAATTGAGTAAAGAAGAGCAGATTACTCAATTGGTTGAGCGCTTTATGACTGAACGAAATATACCTGGGGTTTCTATTGCTCTACTTAAAGAGGACAGTCTTTTTTACGCGAATGCATGGGGGGTGACTGGTGGTGAACAAAAACCAGTAGAACTCGATACTCCGTTTCTATTAGGGTCCATAAGCAAATCTTTAACCGGGCTTGCTATTGCCGTTCTTATTGATGATGGCGCTCTTGATTTAGATGATTCTGTAACCACCTTAATACCATGGCTTACATTTGAAGACAAAAAAGCAAATGCCATTACAATTAGTGATCTGCTTAGTCAGACAAGTGGTTTTGGAAGTTACGATGGCTACAAGCTATCTGATCGAGGGTTAAACGATAAAGAGGCAATACGTTTAATGGCCCACGAAGTCTCCACACTTAAATTAACTGTTGCACCAGGAGAAATTCATCAATACAGCAACGCCAATTACATCCTTCTAGGTGCACTTATTGAAGAAATAGCTGGGCAACCATATAGCAATTTTATGCAAGAACGTATCTTTACGCCCCTTGCAATGGACAATGCGGCAGCAGATAAACAATCTGCTTATAGCAACGCGCTCCCCTCTGGATACGAGTCTTGGTTTGGGCAAGCATACCCTGGACCAGACATGTATGACAATAGCGGTGCTCCATACGGCTATATTGCCGCGAGCGCAAACGACATGATGGCATACTTAAGCTTGTTAAGTGGTTATAATGATGACTTCTTTATCGATCATACTAGTGCAAAAGCTGTATAA
- a CDS encoding PadR family transcriptional regulator: MDKISLIKGHLEMCVLAILAKQKSYGYELMKELETHNLELKGIGSIYPILTKLKTQGWVETDRVFTESGRARVYYEINEQGKERLHKKIEEWLELQNDISSLLVENGWKGVNENEK, from the coding sequence ATGGATAAAATAAGTTTAATAAAAGGTCATCTTGAAATGTGTGTATTAGCGATTCTAGCAAAGCAAAAGAGTTACGGGTATGAACTGATGAAGGAATTGGAAACACATAATTTAGAACTAAAAGGCATTGGAAGTATTTATCCAATTCTGACTAAGCTTAAAACTCAAGGTTGGGTTGAAACAGATCGAGTCTTTACAGAAAGCGGACGTGCCCGGGTATATTATGAGATTAATGAGCAAGGGAAGGAACGACTACATAAAAAAATTGAGGAGTGGCTTGAACTACAAAATGATATTTCTTCGTTATTAGTTGAAAATGGGTGGAAGGGTGTAAATGAAAATGAAAAATAA